Proteins encoded in a region of the Rutidosis leptorrhynchoides isolate AG116_Rl617_1_P2 chromosome 9, CSIRO_AGI_Rlap_v1, whole genome shotgun sequence genome:
- the LOC139866813 gene encoding PHD finger protein EHD3-like isoform X1, whose product MVDEKETTNGNLNFSFREPQKNSGCELFVNGTSSSCEGTCSDDGLRIYTRTKRRKMTSRSNSDEIFKTESTDDKIKADNGSAFDRYVRRLSGNAFPVAQGEYSVQHSREIVLQQMYQSLNGHQDGIGGCIRNALMTYPESACTSVTKVDSSGLVKHPEGSTISDLCRQSFTGILNSDKFSDLCGLLINNFGTVNVNRILDVEAIHSKMKNGAYETSPMLYLKDTQQVWMKLQQVGNEMVTLAQSLSDKSMAHYQQIVRQPRAAEACGASNCHGCGEKADVTKCLVCDSCEEIYHLACTDLVGTQIPPKSWYCSSCVSNGIGSPHDDCLVCDKLKAAAYVNGVPTNEQSQDIPSNDTEMWDVAEETEGLKICFICKSEVNIGENFRTCGHSLCAHKFYHYKCLTYRQLGVCGTCWYCPSCLCRRCLVDKDDDQIVLCDGCDQAYHIYCATPQLNCIPKGRWFCGKCERELKRIRTMKRVYEKIQKKVKVEEDVSEHEAVSVVNEEGEEEEEEEEEVVNKSGGLDMLVTAAKTLGHQETIELDTLRNII is encoded by the exons ATGGTTGACGAAAAGGAAACAACAAATGGTAATTTGAATTTCAGTTTTCGAGAACCACAAAAAAATAGTGGTTGTGAGTTGTTTGTTAATGGTACTAGTAGTAGTTGTGAAGGAACTTGTAGTGATGATGGATTGAGAATTTATACAAGAACAAAACGTAGAAAGATGACTAGTAGGAGTAATTCAGATGAAATATTCAAGACTGAATCCACTGATGATAAG ATAAAGGCTGATAATGGTAGTGCCTTCGATCGATATGTTCGCAGGTTAAGTGGCAATGCATTTCCTGTAGCACAAGGTGAATATTCTGTTCAGCACAGTAGAGAGATTGTGTTACAGCAGATGTATCAGTCGCTTAATGGGCATCAAGATGGTATCGGGGGATGCATAAGAAATGCTCTCATGACTTATCCTGAAAGTGCATGCACTTCAGTTACAAAG GTTGATTCAAGTGGATTAGTAAAACATCCAGAAGGTTCTACAATCTCCGATTTGTGCAGACAATCGTTTACTGGTATTTTAAACTCAGACAAATTCTCTGACTTATGTGGTCTACTTATCAACAATTTTGGTACTGTTAATGTAAACCGAATTCTGGACGTTGAGGCTATACACTCCAAGATGAAAAATGGAGCTTATGAAACTTCACCAATGCTTTACCTTAAAGATACCCAACag GTATGGATGAAGCTTCAACAGGTTGGCAATGAGATGGTGACACTTGCACAGAGTCTCTCTGATAAATCAATGGCTCACTATCAACAG ATTGTTAGACAACCAAGAGCAGCAGAAGCTTGTGGTGCCTCTAACTGCCATGGATGTGGAGAAAAAGCTGATGTCACCAAGTGTTTAGTATGCGATTCATGCGAAGAGATATACCATCTCGCTTGTACAGACCTTGTCGGTACACAAATTCCTCCTAAAAGTTGGTATTGCAGTAGCTGTGTCTCAAACGGAATAGGATCACCTCATGACGATTGCCTAGTTTGTGACAAATTAAAAGCTGCTGCTTATGTTAATGGGGTTCCAACAAACGAGCAATCGCAAGATATACCATCAAATGACACTGAAATGTGGGACGTAGCTGAAGAAACTGAAGGTTTGAAGATATGTTTTATCTGCAAAAGCGAGGTGAATATCGGAGAAAATTTTAGAACATGTGGGCATTCTTTATGTGCTCACAAATTCTATCACTACAAATGTTTAACGTATAGGCAGTTGGGTGTGTGTGGTACTTGTTGGTACTGCCCGTCTTGTTTGTGTAGACGTTGCCTGGTGGACAAAGACGATGATCAGATTGTTCTTTGTGATGGTTGTGATCAGGCGTATCACATTTACTGTGCGACCCCGCAACTTAATTGTATTCCGAAAGGAAGGTGGTTTTGTGGAAAATGTGAGAGGGAACTAAAGCGAATAAGAACGATGAAAAGGGTGTATGAGAAGATACAAAAGAAAGTGAAGGTAGAGGAGGATGTATCGGAACATGAAGCAGTGAGTGTGGTGAATGAAGaaggtgaagaagaagaagaagaagaagaagaggtggtTAACAAATCAGGGGGACTGGATATGCTAGTAACTGCTGCCAAGACACTCGGTCATCAGGAGACTATAGAATTGGATACCCTtaggaatataatataa
- the LOC139866813 gene encoding PHD finger protein EHD3-like isoform X2 has translation MTSRSNSDEIFKTESTDDKIKADNGSAFDRYVRRLSGNAFPVAQGEYSVQHSREIVLQQMYQSLNGHQDGIGGCIRNALMTYPESACTSVTKVDSSGLVKHPEGSTISDLCRQSFTGILNSDKFSDLCGLLINNFGTVNVNRILDVEAIHSKMKNGAYETSPMLYLKDTQQVWMKLQQVGNEMVTLAQSLSDKSMAHYQQIVRQPRAAEACGASNCHGCGEKADVTKCLVCDSCEEIYHLACTDLVGTQIPPKSWYCSSCVSNGIGSPHDDCLVCDKLKAAAYVNGVPTNEQSQDIPSNDTEMWDVAEETEGLKICFICKSEVNIGENFRTCGHSLCAHKFYHYKCLTYRQLGVCGTCWYCPSCLCRRCLVDKDDDQIVLCDGCDQAYHIYCATPQLNCIPKGRWFCGKCERELKRIRTMKRVYEKIQKKVKVEEDVSEHEAVSVVNEEGEEEEEEEEEVVNKSGGLDMLVTAAKTLGHQETIELDTLRNII, from the exons ATGACTAGTAGGAGTAATTCAGATGAAATATTCAAGACTGAATCCACTGATGATAAG ATAAAGGCTGATAATGGTAGTGCCTTCGATCGATATGTTCGCAGGTTAAGTGGCAATGCATTTCCTGTAGCACAAGGTGAATATTCTGTTCAGCACAGTAGAGAGATTGTGTTACAGCAGATGTATCAGTCGCTTAATGGGCATCAAGATGGTATCGGGGGATGCATAAGAAATGCTCTCATGACTTATCCTGAAAGTGCATGCACTTCAGTTACAAAG GTTGATTCAAGTGGATTAGTAAAACATCCAGAAGGTTCTACAATCTCCGATTTGTGCAGACAATCGTTTACTGGTATTTTAAACTCAGACAAATTCTCTGACTTATGTGGTCTACTTATCAACAATTTTGGTACTGTTAATGTAAACCGAATTCTGGACGTTGAGGCTATACACTCCAAGATGAAAAATGGAGCTTATGAAACTTCACCAATGCTTTACCTTAAAGATACCCAACag GTATGGATGAAGCTTCAACAGGTTGGCAATGAGATGGTGACACTTGCACAGAGTCTCTCTGATAAATCAATGGCTCACTATCAACAG ATTGTTAGACAACCAAGAGCAGCAGAAGCTTGTGGTGCCTCTAACTGCCATGGATGTGGAGAAAAAGCTGATGTCACCAAGTGTTTAGTATGCGATTCATGCGAAGAGATATACCATCTCGCTTGTACAGACCTTGTCGGTACACAAATTCCTCCTAAAAGTTGGTATTGCAGTAGCTGTGTCTCAAACGGAATAGGATCACCTCATGACGATTGCCTAGTTTGTGACAAATTAAAAGCTGCTGCTTATGTTAATGGGGTTCCAACAAACGAGCAATCGCAAGATATACCATCAAATGACACTGAAATGTGGGACGTAGCTGAAGAAACTGAAGGTTTGAAGATATGTTTTATCTGCAAAAGCGAGGTGAATATCGGAGAAAATTTTAGAACATGTGGGCATTCTTTATGTGCTCACAAATTCTATCACTACAAATGTTTAACGTATAGGCAGTTGGGTGTGTGTGGTACTTGTTGGTACTGCCCGTCTTGTTTGTGTAGACGTTGCCTGGTGGACAAAGACGATGATCAGATTGTTCTTTGTGATGGTTGTGATCAGGCGTATCACATTTACTGTGCGACCCCGCAACTTAATTGTATTCCGAAAGGAAGGTGGTTTTGTGGAAAATGTGAGAGGGAACTAAAGCGAATAAGAACGATGAAAAGGGTGTATGAGAAGATACAAAAGAAAGTGAAGGTAGAGGAGGATGTATCGGAACATGAAGCAGTGAGTGTGGTGAATGAAGaaggtgaagaagaagaagaagaagaagaagaggtggtTAACAAATCAGGGGGACTGGATATGCTAGTAACTGCTGCCAAGACACTCGGTCATCAGGAGACTATAGAATTGGATACCCTtaggaatataatataa